One bacterium genomic window, GCTCGGCGAAATCCACCGAGTAGTGCGGGTCGAGTGTATGGGCGTTGGGAATCCAGCCGACCCGAAGCGTCCCCCCGCGCTGCGGGGCGGGGGCGGCTTCCGCGCCGCGAAGCCCGCGGCTTTTCGTCAGCGCATGCCCCATCGCGGCGGCCGCGGTTGTGCGCAGAAATTCTCGGCGTCTCATGCTCCCCACCTCCCTATGCAAGCCGAATCTTGACGGTCTTCGGTCCCTGGAACAGGATCTCGTTGCTCTTCGCGATGAGTGCGTCGAGATTGCTGGTCACCTTCCCGATCCGCGCAACGTATAACTCTCCCTTGTCATCCCGCCACTGGCTCGTCCCGTAGATGAACGCCACCTTGTAGAGCTGGTACCGCGGGTCGTCGTAATAGATGAGATCCCCGGGCTCGAGCCACGTGGCCCGGTTCTCGACCATGCCAAGCCTGAGCGGGTAGTTCTTCTCTGTGCGCCAGGCAGCCCCGGACCACCGTACATGAATCGTCCGATCCTCGATCGGCAACCGTTGGAGCAGCGCCGCCACCGTCCGCGGCGCTCGATCGTCCCACAGCTCCGCCCCCGCCGTCACCCCGTCGAGTTCGATCCTCACCTGCCCCATCGATCCCTTCCTCCCCCCGATGTCCGCTTGCACCGTAGGTAGTGCTACCGCATCACGCAGGGATCCTGGGTGCCACTCGAAAGTTCCACCCATACGCTCTTCACCTGAGTGTACTCGTCGAGGGTACCGCGCCAGTTCTCCCGCCCATGGCCGCTCGCCTTGTACGCGCCGAACGGCGACGCGGGAGACACGGGGCGGAGGGCCCCCTGTCTTCTGGGTTGATTGGGCTCGGTATATCTATGTATACCAGCTCAAAAACGATTCTCGGCGAGCGGGTGGTCATCCTGCCAGCATGCTTTCTGAGGCTTTGTGAGGCGGCGGCCGCGGTTGCAAGTTCGACCGCGATGTCCGTACTATTGACTACAATAAAAGAGCTATGGTATGCAACAGAAGGCACCGGTGTACCAGTTTCAGAGTCCTGACAACATCCGACAGCAGCTCATCCGCTGCGGCTGGCCATGCCCAACTAAAGTTAGGCAGGAGACATCATGACGGACGACCACGGACTAGCGGAACTGGCGACTCTTCGACTGAAACACGATAAGCAGAAGGCCCTCAGCGAGACCGTCTACCATACCCTGCGCGAAGCGATCCTCCGGAACCTACTCACCCCGGGCTCGGTCATGAACGAGCGCGTGTTGGCGCACGCGTTAGGGGTGAGCCGGACTCCGGTCCGGGAGGCGCTGCAGCAACTCACCATGGAGGGATTCCTCACGGGAATCCCCCGCCAGGGGCTGATTGTCACGGACCTCAGCCTCAAGGATATCGAGGAGATCTACATGATGCGGGCGGTGCTGGAAGGCGCGGCGGCGCGCATGTCGGCGCAAACGATTTCACCGAGCGAGCTCATCATCCTTGAGGACATATGTGCCCAAATGGCGATGGCGGTGGAACAGGATGATGTGGAACGGTTCCTGGCCTTGAACGCGCGGTTCCACGAGTTTCTCTGTAGCACCGCGCGCAACAGGCGGCTCACGGAACAGGTGCTCCGGTTGTATGACGCCGTGCGCCCGATCTGCCGGACTTCACTCGCCGATCCCGCTCGAGCACGCAAGTCGCTCCAGGAGCACGAAGCACTCGTTGCGGCCATCCGGCGACGTGACGCCGACGAAGCGGAGCGTTTGGCGCGCGAGCACATGACCCAAGCGATGTTGGTGCAAATGAAACTGCATCAGATGCAGCGGATGGACCTGGTCACGCGATGAACGCCTGGGATGGCCTCGTTGGCGCGGACGAACTCGAAGTGTATCGCCGCGCCGGCTACGGCCACATCCCCTCAGAGGGCCGGCGGCCGGCGGTGCTTGTTGTCGACATGGAGTACAATTTCGCAGGCGACAAGCCGGAGCCAATCCTCTCGTCTATCTGCAAGTTTCGGAACAGTTGTGGCGAGATCGCGTGGCGGAGCATCCCGAAGATCGCGCGGTTGCTGCGGATCGCCCGAGCCCGCGGCGTGCCGATCGTGTACACCCACGGGTTCCCGCGGGGGGCGGGCGCGACGCGCCACGAAGCCCGGATGGGAACCGACATCGTGCGGGAGCTCGCCCCGCGACGGCACGATGCCGTATACCGAAAGTCCGCCGCCAGCGCGTTTTTCGGCACGCCCTTGGCCGGCCACCTGATCGGCCTCGGCGTGGACACCATCTTGGTGACCGGATGTACGACCAGCGGCTGTGTCCGGGCATCTGTCGTAGACGCCCACGACTACCGGTTTCGCACAGTCGTTGTTGAAGACTGCATCTTCGATCGGGCCCCGACCCCACACCGCCTCAATCTGTTCGACATGGCACAGAAATACGCGGTGGTTCGCCCGTACTCGTATGTCGAGGAGTGGCTGGGACACGTCCGAACCCAGCGCTAGGGCTCGTCGCCGTCCTGGGGGTCGATGCTGCGCTACGGCTACCCGTTCCTCGACCAAGCGCCGTGGATCGCCTTCGCCCCCGGCCAGGCGATCATGCTGACGATCCTCGGACTCAACAAGCTCGCCGACGGGGCCCGGGATGCGTTTGATCCACGCTTGCGCACGTGACCCGTGAGCCCCCGCGTAAGCGTCCGACGGATGTGATGTGGCGCGATACACCACCAAACGAAGGGAGGACACCATGAAGAGAGTGGAGATCGAACTCAGTGGCGTCAAGGTCCGCGCGGTGCTCTACGAGGACAAGGCTCCGGTGACCGTCGCGGCGTTCTGGAAGTGCCTGCCGTACGAGGATCGCGTGACTCACGCGAAATGGTCCGGCCAGATGTTCCACACAAACACCGATTTCAAGATGGAGATCGATACCTCGCAGTGGGGCCTCGGGCTGGAGAATCCCGTGGGCTTTCAGGCGCCGGGCGACATCGTCTACCTGCGGGCCGCCAAGGAAATCGCGATCGCCTATGGCGAGGCGCGGTTCTCGTGGGTGATCGGCCCGATGTACGTCACCGCGCTCGGCCGGATCGAGGGCGATCTCACGGAGTTCGCCAAAAAAGCGGATCGGCTACAGTGGGACGGTGCGGGGCAGTTCGCCATCCGGCCGCTCGCCGACGCATGAGTCGGGAAGGAGCCTGAGAGAAATGAAACCGATTGTGATCGAGTTCGACGGGCACACGCTCAAGGGCGCGCTGCTGGACGACCTAGCCCCGGAGATCTGCAGCCGGATCTGGCAGGCGCTGCCGCTCGAGGGACAGACCACGAACACGGTCTGGAGCGGCGACATGCTCCGCCTCTGGGTGAAGATCCCGGAACCGGAGCGACCGGAGAACGTCGCGCAACTCCACAACCCTGGGGACATCCTGTTCATCCCCAAATGGAACGGGCTCCGGCTCGTCTACGGCCAGGCGAGGATGCAGGGCTCCTCGGGGGCCTTCCCGGTCCCGCGCGTGGGCCGGATCGAGGGGGACATCGTGAGCCTCGCCGAGTTCGGGCGCAAGATCGAGTGGGAAGGTGCTCGGCCGATGCGTATCAAGCGGGGATAGCTCCGGTGGGGGGACGGCCGCGCGAGATTCGCTCGAAGCCAGGATCCCGCTGGGGCGACTCGGGTCGCCCGAGGAGATCGCCCGTGTGGTCCTCTTTCTCGCATCCGACGACTCGTCTTTCATGACGGGAGAGGAAGTTGTCGTTGATGGCCGGAATGACCCGGGTATGATCCGGTTCGGGCAGGTGAGATTGACGTCCCTGACGCTCTTTGGAGTCTCAATCAAGGCGGCGAATACTAGATGGCGAAGAGCCAAGGCTCAGGCAACCTGTCCGGTGAAAAGGACCGCAACAAATTCGGTTTCTAGAGTGCAGGGTCGCGACCGCCTTGACGGTCACCAACTCGCGTTTCCCATCGGCACATGAGGATCGTCGCCTGGAACTGTAACATGGCGTTGGATCGCAAATTTGACGCCCTGCTCGATATCGAGCCGGACATCGCGATCGTCTGTGAGTGCGCTGAGCCAGAGCGCTTTCGTGCGCGCGCAAAATTCTATCGAACGGAACATGATCCGGTCTGGATCGGGCAGAACCTCAACAAGGGCTTGGCTGTCTTCACCTTCAATGGATACACGGCGCGTTTGTCGAACCCGTACTATCGGACGCTTCGCTACATCGCTCCCGTTCATATATCTGGGCCGGTTGAGTGCAATGTGTTGGCCGTGTGGGCCCAGAACGCAAGTGGGGGCGTCACCCGGAAGAATCAAGCGGGCCCGCTCCACATGGCGCTCACCCGATACAAGAGGTTTCTCGCCGACCGCCCGGCCATCGTTGCGGGCGACCTAAACAGCAATGCTATTTGGGACAAACCGGGATGGCGCATCAATCACATGGCGAAGGTGGAAATGCTGGAAGGCCTCGGCCTTGTCAGCGCCTACCACACCGTCCGCGGCGAGCCTCATGGTCGGGAGACCATTCCGACGCTGTACTGGAGGGACCGCACGAAGGACGGCCCGACATATCACATAGACTATGTGTTTCTCCCCAATCGTTGGATCGACAGAGTCAAGGATCTTAGCCTTGGCACATTTGAGGACTGGTGCGGTTCCGGTTTGAGTGACCATGTCCCGATCATCGTAGACATCGACGTCTGAGCCAGGACTCAAGCAAATGGCGAGTCGCCCTTTGAGCTCATGTGCCACTCGTCAGACGACGCGGTGCGTCTCGCGGATTAGTCCTCTCCGAAGAAGCGGGTCCTGGTCATTTCCTCTATAGGCAGGTCCGGCCCGCAGAACAAATGGTCCGGCACTCGAGACCGGTCTTCCGCGAACAACGGGAACGCGCGAGCCCGGCGGGCTTCGCCTTCTGTTCCCCTCGTGTAGAAGAGATCCCTGAACCACCGCGTGACCTCGTGCATCACACCATAGTGATGATCGTGCTCGTCCGCGTAAGCATGCCCGGCAGCATCCCAGTGCTCATGGCTAAAGAGATGATCGCGTAGGACGCGTACATCCCGCACAGTCAGCGATTGACCCTGGCCATGCGAGGGATCGTTCGACGCCGCGGCATCGCCGATCAACGCGACGCCATTCCCGTACGGGTGTTCCGCCCATGTGTCGGCGCCATCGAACGTGGCCAGCGGCCCGGCAGCACGCGCGCCGGCGTAAAACTCAGCCGGGGCTCCGGTCTCTAAAGATGCCGTGACAAACTGGGGGATATCGCCCTCGCCCTGGAAGCGCCGTCCGGAGTCTTGTTGATAGATCAGGTAGGCTCGAACTCTGCCGCGTCCTTGAGGGAACAAGAGTACTCGTTGCCCGAGATCCGCGTTGAACACAGTATACGAGGTATCGTCAGCCACTGGCATGTCGTCAAACAGCAGTCCGGCTATCAGCAGGCGTTCAGGATCCCGACGGACAGTGAAGCGGCCCCACTTACGCGTCATCGAGTTCCTGCCGTCGGCGCCCACGATCAGGCGTGCCTGAGTTTCATCGACACGCCCACCACATTCAATCACAACGGACGGCCGTTCGCCGGGGCGCACGTCGCGGACGACGGCTCCACGGCGCACCTCGGCCCCAGCGGCTACCGCCGCCTGGAACAAGACTTCTTGCATGACCGGATGGTAGAAGGTGAACTCGGACGCGCCTTGACGGGTCGTATTCGGGAGGTCCCGGTGCAGGATCAACCGTGGGCCGTCGTACATGTCCCACCATGGCAGTTCGTGTCCGCAGCTCGCGCGAAGTAAATCGTAGATACCCAACCGCCGTGCTTCCGCGACACCCCAGGGATGCATCTGTTCGCCGCGCACGCGGTCCTTAAATCGCGTCTCGCGCTCGAGCACAAGCACACGAGCCCCCCATTCGGCCAGGGCCTTGCCCAGCGTCGAACCGCCTAGCCCCCCTCCGACAACCACAAGATCATAACTGGACACCGTTGCCGGACCTCCCCTCCCCTACCTGGAGCCAATCCGTCATCCGCCCTCGAACAGGTTCTGCAACGGTTTCTGTTAGTACAACCTCTCCCTGTAGCTTCGGGCGACATACGCTTCTGACTCTTCTACCGAGACCGTCTTAGTTTGCTCCGCAAGGATACGTCCGTGCGACGGGAATGTCGACCGGTCTACGTACGTCATCGGGTCCCACAAACGTGACCGCATCAGGGCTTTCCCGCAGTGAAAGAAGACCTCCCGGACGCTGACTCGTATGACGGCCAAGGCAGGTTTGCCGTTGACGGTGAACTCGGTGCAGAGTCCTGGATCCTGCAGAATGGTGGCCGTCCCGTTGACCCGCAACGTTTCGTTAAAGCCCGGCACAAAGAAGATCATCCCGACACCTGGGTTGGAGAGGATGTTTCTCATCGTATCGATGCGGTTGTTGCCGGGGCGATCGGGGACGAGCAGCGTGTGATCATCGGGGACCCGCACAAATCCCGGCTGGTCCCCTCGCGGCGACGCATCGGCGTGCCCCTGGTCGTTGCACGAAGCGAGCACGAAGAACGGTGACAGCGCAATGAAGTTCTTGCAGAAATCGT contains:
- a CDS encoding DUF3830 family protein, which produces MGQVRIELDGVTAGAELWDDRAPRTVAALLQRLPIEDRTIHVRWSGAAWRTEKNYPLRLGMVENRATWLEPGDLIYYDDPRYQLYKVAFIYGTSQWRDDKGELYVARIGKVTSNLDALIAKSNEILFQGPKTVKIRLA
- a CDS encoding FAD-dependent monooxygenase, with amino-acid sequence MSSYDLVVVGGGLGGSTLGKALAEWGARVLVLERETRFKDRVRGEQMHPWGVAEARRLGIYDLLRASCGHELPWWDMYDGPRLILHRDLPNTTRQGASEFTFYHPVMQEVLFQAAVAAGAEVRRGAVVRDVRPGERPSVVIECGGRVDETQARLIVGADGRNSMTRKWGRFTVRRDPERLLIAGLLFDDMPVADDTSYTVFNADLGQRVLLFPQGRGRVRAYLIYQQDSGRRFQGEGDIPQFVTASLETGAPAEFYAGARAAGPLATFDGADTWAEHPYGNGVALIGDAAASNDPSHGQGQSLTVRDVRVLRDHLFSHEHWDAAGHAYADEHDHHYGVMHEVTRWFRDLFYTRGTEGEARRARAFPLFAEDRSRVPDHLFCGPDLPIEEMTRTRFFGED
- a CDS encoding aldehyde dehydrogenase family protein: MSPASPFGAYKASGHGRENWRGTLDEYTQVKSVWVELSSGTQDPCVMR
- a CDS encoding SDR family oxidoreductase — protein: MLGRCVSSGDSSGGGTAARDSLEARIPLGRLGSPEEIARVVLFLASDDSSFMTGEEVVVDGRNDPGMIRFGQVRLTSLTLFGVSIKAANTRWRRAKAQATCPVKRTATNSVSRVQGRDRLDGHQLAFPIGT
- a CDS encoding pyridoxamine 5'-phosphate oxidase family protein, with translation MSQREPRTIIGLENLRQVYKEPRAAARLKALDRLDDFCKNFIALSPFFVLASCNDQGHADASPRGDQPGFVRVPDDHTLLVPDRPGNNRIDTMRNILSNPGVGMIFFVPGFNETLRVNGTATILQDPGLCTEFTVNGKPALAVIRVSVREVFFHCGKALMRSRLWDPMTYVDRSTFPSHGRILAEQTKTVSVEESEAYVARSYRERLY
- a CDS encoding GntR family transcriptional regulator, whose amino-acid sequence is MTDDHGLAELATLRLKHDKQKALSETVYHTLREAILRNLLTPGSVMNERVLAHALGVSRTPVREALQQLTMEGFLTGIPRQGLIVTDLSLKDIEEIYMMRAVLEGAAARMSAQTISPSELIILEDICAQMAMAVEQDDVERFLALNARFHEFLCSTARNRRLTEQVLRLYDAVRPICRTSLADPARARKSLQEHEALVAAIRRRDADEAERLAREHMTQAMLVQMKLHQMQRMDLVTR
- a CDS encoding DUF3830 family protein, coding for MKRVEIELSGVKVRAVLYEDKAPVTVAAFWKCLPYEDRVTHAKWSGQMFHTNTDFKMEIDTSQWGLGLENPVGFQAPGDIVYLRAAKEIAIAYGEARFSWVIGPMYVTALGRIEGDLTEFAKKADRLQWDGAGQFAIRPLADA
- a CDS encoding DUF3830 family protein: MKPIVIEFDGHTLKGALLDDLAPEICSRIWQALPLEGQTTNTVWSGDMLRLWVKIPEPERPENVAQLHNPGDILFIPKWNGLRLVYGQARMQGSSGAFPVPRVGRIEGDIVSLAEFGRKIEWEGARPMRIKRG
- a CDS encoding isochorismatase family protein, whose amino-acid sequence is MNAWDGLVGADELEVYRRAGYGHIPSEGRRPAVLVVDMEYNFAGDKPEPILSSICKFRNSCGEIAWRSIPKIARLLRIARARGVPIVYTHGFPRGAGATRHEARMGTDIVRELAPRRHDAVYRKSAASAFFGTPLAGHLIGLGVDTILVTGCTTSGCVRASVVDAHDYRFRTVVVEDCIFDRAPTPHRLNLFDMAQKYAVVRPYSYVEEWLGHVRTQR